In one Plasmodium falciparum 3D7 genome assembly, chromosome: 14 genomic region, the following are encoded:
- a CDS encoding protein kinase, putative: MDNDNNKRKKTKKKKVRNVNNKNSNENKKKGIQENQDEQNYTEQYADQIEEILALHNIFFPMYVDNPGHVKKSDLPKDLMKRNEYIKNSKDLSENIIVDINDEINKNTCLTFSMFLNIDNIMEKYKVTFMYEKIYPYSYPNVVIHMNTKLNEEQKNDVTLNIRKICAKNYGRITLFEICLFINEYLNKIFNNDFQNLWEEMNYRIDDTSFKKDRDNEIYNDLHNEIEDGRKLDNYKNVQNDNNDDDYKKNNEHMNNQSDGIYEHMKNHQCDQKGYYDNGACLNDQIESKKKKTQILYEHGIQYDEIEINNKNKHIDNYIKDTYNFHSQPYNKKGYYNNEYLKEMYLSKNNDNETINDEKNLDHNSTNTLENYNYLQNNIINEQKYFLNTYNFNSISGFSSINSCLINQQQYEINRKKEEWETKIKTNFLENKLNSKNIMNNSENYDMIIQCKDSNFKNFNIIKNISINNYRNTFLVRHSIDTNVYIIHSYVLLNISYFLTFFFNHMVFCNRDFNLFCNILNDKKGIQKNKKNKKNEELFKEYLNDIINLRNSKKKKNFLLKNYQDEEKNKQNYYIPAVHFFCSEYQFYANKNCVITQNKNNKTLHNILNEINHNRLKKVIHHYKLVRKINIKKIICELAKLTKIHHKYLARYHFSWFEKEKIINKEQKNNQKINQVNDLMKNVIINRLDHNVHYMEEHYKTEVEDNINNDKQKIKIKIKNNNNNNNKKGISYIQNKENINNGHVLKYNANKIEEDFQCVQSFDSYCTDCACYYCCCSSSSCPLENDDTILQTNEDKNGNYKDSCENIKNEINHLEKEKPTKNNEEDEEDEEEEKKNHEVLDEKKNKLIGAFSNNIERKGSQSKNSINIMEGSKNKDKDKHIHHHNIINNNNNRNDKECCNNMKNKKNENYITPFKNDINYIKNVAYIKSILNKKEYNKKTLYIQCEHCKGQSLEKEIENNFFQKNKYLIWNIFRQVLESLSYLHKQKIYIKNLNSQNIYLDNDKYGAHIKIINYSICNMIDYFYFYHYSYKNNSSYFQQFMQELYNDLKNIGKPLNKQDIENMIHTERIHDKESKEEDIFVKKCNSFEIKNDSSCKEYINDEKINKEKNVPIDEYDRNNKCVNYNDYNNDDYDDDKEKTIYTYPSSNEYKDFYVHSYNQYFYKCLNKKKYDYEELDLFSLGLLLYELWHTPFKSKEEKLINITTMIKEKTFSESFIKNIDNDSLKVLKFILISTINYDTNEKKITKLEYVDILNLNIKKDKEDYEHLNNSMKTKTIKDMSDDYIIKEEGIYNKNVNIDIENEIKMNKIKKNINNYKDHMNNEMLLNMNKKNLNVPEKPNLYCINNSISSILAKYNENDDYISNQKKNKDSEIYLDVKGDIRLLLMNSMESPSSHHIASENLKKADHSNTYSEQLKKIYNFFNQDINVLEDGKHISMKKDNIQKENVVEKNDIFEDNEKNNKINQNDKINKDDENIKYTNEDKYKINENKKNNNNNNNNNNNNNNNNNNNNNNFQMNHIVEEAIYSTHEHANNKEEYIYKKNYTNKLPKITAEKLLNYPLIPVVIQRDIFKYFLQKLKHNSLNECMNVLNILLYNNKDLSFPFERNRNAYVYTHTSTYEYDVIKSYIFEYFHWYLSKKLCTYNQPHVFQLIKNKTDTSNEDVHNDVISKIPNNFLKKINLYKKEIKTKKMDMENDSDNNENKYEDINNSIEHLDILEKNKSNKKNKKMKKKEIKNNSRYYSFDSLPEQNSNNLKNLENRQDLKKKKSYKKKENDNSTTSSKDKNEKDNISKYEKKKKKSDDEKKKDNKKRDFPILGKFSMFKKFPLIKRSNTYNVYRTNDMNTNFLINYDDKNGEHEKGDKADDTSSSYNNNNINNMQNSSRMIEQLKTENEENKRNILNRFKDKLQLIDKNNKLVYMPFYLTESFLNLIPHYNLNKSFMNSFCFFQNYFFENNQYKIIKRENSIIYNNIITINDKKDFFYGNNINGNNKTEVNISFCIYQLIILCNIMEIFEKFEGYLNNLIIKWCYTDLIIILIRDMLSLNCNKKIYFLYKIFEDGNISFKNLKKLLLYLDITYDDKILKILYSVLYDQTDNLYNKMKKIIKMYDIKNHKNTKFINYITSTIIYLNNLFQYFNKSNHIFTWDFFMNHFQNTFGFAFAFNIYSNKNTKYLLSFGGVSTQVFTNYDKVPQNGTYNIIFEIFVDSISNIIFQDVKKDNFSNLLIDFHSPSVVITAKAYKLLMYAFSLYNSLIQNGIKCECRITPLMETSKFEKSLLKYKNINIHVQINQKISSSTSINIEDYENSAENISSSNIINSEENVNIIYSTHIIRLNIKKNFENEASLINYIKQFYLKK; this comes from the exons Atggataatgataataataaaagaaaaaagacgaagaaaaagaaagttcgaaatgttaataataaaaatagtaatg aaaacaaaaagaaaggaATCCAAGAAAACCAAGATGAACAAAATTATACAGAACAGTATGCAGATCAAATTGAAGAGATATTAGCgttacataatatttttttccctaTGTATGTAGACAATCCAGG GCATGTAAAAAAAAGCGATCTACCAAAAGATTTAATGAAAcgtaatgaatatataaagaatagtAAGGATTTATCCGAGAATATTATTGttgatataaatgatgaaataaataaaaatacttgTTTAACCTTTAGTATGTTTCTGAACATTGATAATATTATGGAAAAGTATAAAGTAACATTTATGTATGAAAAAATTTATCCATATTCCTATCCAAATGTTGTTATACATATGAACACcaaattaaatgaagaacaaaaaaatgatgtaacattaaatataagaaaaatatgtgCAAAGAATTATGGAAGAATTACTTTATTTgaaatttgtttatttattaatgaatatttaaacaaaatattcaATAATGATTTCCAAAATTTGTGGGAAGAAATGAATTATCGAATTGATGACACAAGTTTTAAAAAAGACAGagataatgaaatatataatgatttacATAATGAAATAGAAGACGGTCGTAAAttagataattataaaaacgtacaaaatgataataatgatgatgattataaaaaaaataatgaacataTGAATAATCAGAGTGATGGGATTTATGAACATATGAAAAATCATCAATGTGATCAAAAAggttattatgataatggaGCATGTTTAAATGATCAAATTGAatctaagaaaaaaaaaacacaaatattatatgaacacGGTATACAATATGATgaaatagaaataaataataaaaacaaacatatagacaattatataaaagatacatataattttcatagtcaaccttataataaaaaaggatattataataatgaatatttgAAAGAAATGTActtatcaaaaaataatgataatgaaacaattaatgatgaaaaaaatttagaTCATAATTCGACCAACACTcttgaaaattataattatttacaaaataatataattaatgaacaaaaatattttttaaatacatataatttcaATAGTATATCAGGGTTTTCTTCAATAAATAGTTGCCTTATTAATCAACAacaatatgaaataaatagaaaaaaagaagaatgggaaacaaaaataaaaacaaattttttagaaaataaattgaattcaaaaaatattatgaacaatTCAGAAAATTATGATATGATAATACAATGTAAAGATAgcaattttaaaaattttaatattataaaaaacatttcaattaataattataggaACACATTTCTAGTAAGACATAGTATTGatacaaatgtatatattattcattcatATGTCTTATTAAATATCTCATATTTCTTAACCTTCTTTTTCAATCATATGGTTTTTTGTAATAGGgattttaatttgttttgtaacatattaaatgataaaaagggaattcaaaaaaataaaaaaaataaaaaaaatgaagaattatttaaagaatatttaaatgatatTATCAATTTaagaaattcaaaaaaaaaaaaaaatttcctattaaaaaattatcagGATGAAGAAAAGAAcaaacaaaattattatattcctgctgttcattttttttgtagtgAATATCAATTTTACGCTAACAAAAATTGTGTTAttacacaaaataaaaataataaaactttacacaatatattaaatgaaataaatcaTAATCGTTTAAAAAAAGTTATTCATCATTATAAACTTGTacgtaaaattaatattaaaaaaatcatatgTGAGCTAGCCAAATTGACCAAAATacatcataaatatttagCTAGATATCACTTTTCATGGtttgaaaaggaaaaaatcaTAAACAAAGAACagaaaaataatcaaaaaataaatcaagtAAATGACTTAAtgaaaaatgttattataaatagGCTTGATCATAATGTACATTATATGGAAGAACATTATAAAACTGAAGTAGAAGACaacataaataatgataaacaaaagataaaaataaaaataaaaaataataataataataataataaaaaaggtaTAAGTTATATACAAaacaaagaaaatataaataatggtCATGTACTAAAATATAATGCaaataaaatagaagaaGATTTTCAATGTGTACAGTCTTTTGATTCCTACTGTACTGACTGTgcttgttattattgttgttgttcaTCTTCTTCCTGTCCATTAGAAAACGATGACACGATATTACAAACaaatgaagataaaaatgGGAATTATAAGGATAGCtgtgaaaatataaaaaatgaaataaatcatttggaaaaggaaaagccaacaaaaaataatgaagaagatgaagaagatgaagaagaagaaaaaaaaaatcatgaaGTTttggatgaaaaaaaaaacaaactaATAGGAGctttttctaataatatagaaagaAAAGGGTCACAAAGTAAGAATAGTATCAATATAATGGAAGgttcaaaaaataaagacaAAGATAAACATATCCATCaccataatattattaataataataataataggaaTGACAAGGAGTgttgtaataatatgaagaataagaaaaatgaaaattatataactcCTTTTAAGAACGATATAaactatattaaaaatgtagcttatataaaaagtatcttaaataaaaaagaatataataaaaaaacattatatatacaatgtgAACATTGTAAAGGACAATcattagaaaaagaaattgaaaataatttttttcagaaaaataaatatttaatatggaATATATTTCGACAAGTATTAGAATCTTTAAGCTATTTACATAAgcagaaaatatatataaaaaatttgaattctcagaatatttatttagataatgataaatatggagcacatattaaaataataaattatagtATATGTAATATGATTGATTATTTCtacttttatcattattcatataaaaataattcctCTTATTTCCAACAGTTCATGCAAGAATTATATAACGATCTAAAAAATATTGGGAAACCATTAAATAAACAAGATATTGAAAACATGATACACACTGAACGTATACATGATAAGGAATCTAAAGAAGAAGATATCTTTGTAAAGAAGTGTAACAGTtttgaaattaaaaatgatagtTCGTgtaaggaatatataaatgatgaaaaaataaacaaagaaaaaaatgttccTATTGATGAATATGATcgtaataataaatgtgtcaattataatgattataataatgatgattacGATGATGATAAggaaaaaacaatatatacatatccatcatcaaatgaatataaagatTTCTATGTACATTCTTATAaccaatatttttataaatgtttaaataaaaagaaatatgatTATGAAGAATTGGACTTATTTTCATTaggtttattattatatgaattatggCATACACCATTTAAAtcgaaagaagaaaaattaataaatataactaCCATGATTAAGGAAAAAACTTTTTCAGAAtcgtttataaaaaatatagataatgattctttaaaagtattaaaatttattttaattagtACTATTAACTATGATactaatgaaaaaaaaataacaaaactggaatatgtagatattttaaatttaaatataaaaaaggataaGGAAGATTATGAACATTTGAATAATAGTATGAAAACTAAAACTATCAAAGATATGAGTgatgattatataattaaggAAGAGgggatatataataagaatgtAAATATCGatatagaaaatgaaataaaaatgaataaaattaaaaaaaatataaataattataaggatcatatgaataatgaaatgttattaaatatgaataaaaagaatCTAAATGTTCCAGAGAAGCCtaatttatattgtattaataaTTCTATTAGTAGTATACTAgctaaatataatgaaaacgatgattatatatctaatcaaaaaaaaaataaggattCTGAGATATATTTGGATGTAAAAGGAGATATAAGATTACTTTTAATGAATAGTATGGAATCCCCATCTAGTCATCATATTGCTTCagagaatttaaaaaaagctGATCATTCAAATACATATTCagaacaattaaaaaaaatttataatttctttaatCAGGATATTAATGTCCTGGAAGATGGTAAACATATATCTATGAAAAAGGACAACATACAAAAGGAAAATGttgttgaaaaaaatgatatatttgaagataatgaaaagaataacaAGATTAATCAAAATGATAAGATTAATAaggatgatgaaaatataaaatatacaaacgaagataaatataaaataaatgagaataaaaaaaacaacaacaataataataataataataataataataataataataataacaataataataataattttcagATGAACCATATTGTTGAAGAGGCTATATACAGTACACATGAACATgctaataataaagaagaatacatatataaaaagaattatactAACAAATTACCAAAAATAACAGCagagaaattattaaattatccaTTAATACCTGTTGTCATCCAAAgagatatttttaaatattttcttcagaAATTAAAACATAATTCTTTAAATGAATGCATGAATGttttaaacattttattatataataataaagatctATCTTTTCCATTTGAAAGGAATCGAAATGCATATGTTTATACACATACATCTACCTATGAATATGATGTTATTAAaagttatatatttgaatatttcCATTGGTATTTATCTAAAAAACTTTGTACTTACAACCAACCTCATGTATttcaattaataaaaaacaaaacagaTACATCTAATGAAGATGTACATAATGATGTCATATCAAAAATTcctaataattttttaaaaaaaattaatttatataaaaaagaaataaagacGAAAAAAATGGATATGGAAAACGATtctgataataatgaaaacaaatatgaagatattaataatagtattgaacatttagatatattagaaaaaaacaaatccaataaaaagaacaaaaaaatgaaaaaaaaggaaataaaaaataatagtagatattattcatttgatTCTTTACCTGAAcaaaattcaaataatttaaaaaatttggaAAATAGGCAagatcttaaaaaaaaaaaaagttataaaaagaaagagaaTGATAATAGTACAACAAGTAGTaaggataaaaatgaaaaggataatatttcaaaatatgagaaaaaaaaaaaaaaaagtgatgatgaaaaaaagaaggatAACAAAAAGAGAGATTTTCCTATATTAGGCAAATTTTCaatgtttaaaaaatttcCGTTAATTAAGAGaagtaatacatataatgtatatagaactaatgatatgaatacaaattttttgataaattatgatgataaaaatggagAACATGAAAAAGGTGATAAGGCTGATGATACAAGTAgttcttataataataataatattaataatatgcaAAATAGTTCCCGTATGATTGAACAATTAAAAacagaaaatgaagaaaataaaagaaatattttaaatcgGTTTAAAGACAAATTACAACttattgataaaaataataaattagttTATATGCCCTTTTATCTTACTGAGtcctttttaaatttaataccacattataatttaaataaaagcTTTATGAAttccttttgtttttttcaaaattatttttttgaaaataatcaatataaaataataaaaagagagaatagtattatatataataatatcattacaataaatgataagaaagattttttttatggtaacaatattaatggaaataataaaacagaagttaatatttcattttgtatttatcaattaattatattatgtaatattatgGAAATATTTGAAAAGTTTGAaggatatttaaataatttaataataaaatggtgTTATACcgatttaattattattttaattcgGGATATGTTATCATtaaattgtaataaaaaaatatattttttatataaaatatttgaagacggcaatatttcatttaagaatttaaaaaaattacttttatatttagatatcacatatgatgataaaatactgaaaatattatattctgtTTTATATGATCAAAcagataatttatataataaaatgaagaaaattataaaaatgtatgatattaaaaatcataaaaataccaaatttattaattatataacatcaaccataatttatttaaataatctttttcaatattttaataaatctaatcatatttttacatGGGATTTTTTTATGAACCACTTCCAAAATACCTTTGGATTTGCATTTGCTTTTAATATTTactcaaataaaaatacaaaatatctATTATCTTTTGGAGGGGTGTCAACACAAGTATTTACAAATTATGATAAGGTACCACAAAATGgaacatataatatcatttttgaaatatttgtAGATTCtatatcaaatataatatttcag gatGTAAAGAAGGATAACTTTTCCAATTTGCTTATAGATTTCCATTCTCCTAGTGTAGTAATTACGGCTAAGGCTTATAAATTATTGATGTATGCCTTTTCCTTATATAATAGTTTAATACAAAATGGAATTAAG TGCGAATGCAGAATAACACCCCTCATGGAAACGTCCAAGTTTGAAAAGAGCTTactgaaatataaaaacatcaACATTCACGTACAAATAAACCAAAAGATTAGCTCGAGTACATCAATTAATATAGAAGACTATGAAAATTCAGCCgaaaatatttcttcttcAAATATAATCAATTCAGaggaaaatgtaaatattatatatagcaCTCACATTATCagattaaatattaaaaaaaattttgagAATGAGGCatcattaataaattatataaaacaattttatttgaaaaaatga